A part of Amycolatopsis camponoti genomic DNA contains:
- the paaK gene encoding phenylacetate--CoA ligase PaaK has protein sequence MIEANPSADELAALQLERLQWTLRHAYTNVPAYRKKFDDAGVHPDDCKELADLAKFPFTTKQDLRENYPFGMFAVPQDQVRRIHASSGTTGKATVVGYTEQDIDTWATVMARSIHAAGGRPGHKLHNAYGYGLFTGGLGAHYGAEKLGCTVIPASGGMTARQVQLITDFEPEIIMVTPSYMLTLLDEFERQGVDPRASSLKVGIFGAEPWTEQMRAEIEERFAIDAVDIYGLSEVMGPGVAQECVETKDGLHIWEDHFYPEVIDPFAENVLSDGETGELVFTSLTKQALPIIRYRTRDLTALSPGTARPAFRRMDKVTGRTDDLIILRGVNVFPTQIEEIVLRTESLSPHFQLVRSTRGRLDHLTVLVEARHDASAAAREQAAASLISGVKDGVGVTVSVDVVDPDTLERSMGKMRRIIDQRNRT, from the coding sequence ATGATCGAGGCGAACCCCTCCGCCGACGAGCTGGCCGCCCTGCAGCTCGAGCGTCTGCAATGGACACTCCGGCACGCGTACACGAACGTTCCGGCGTACCGGAAGAAGTTCGACGACGCCGGCGTCCACCCGGACGACTGCAAGGAGCTCGCCGACCTGGCGAAGTTCCCGTTCACGACGAAGCAGGACCTGCGGGAGAACTACCCGTTCGGGATGTTCGCCGTGCCGCAGGACCAGGTGCGGCGCATCCACGCCTCCAGCGGCACGACCGGCAAGGCCACCGTCGTCGGGTACACCGAGCAGGACATCGACACCTGGGCGACGGTGATGGCCCGGTCGATCCACGCCGCCGGCGGCCGTCCGGGCCACAAGCTGCACAACGCGTACGGCTACGGCCTGTTCACCGGCGGTCTCGGCGCGCACTACGGCGCGGAGAAGCTGGGCTGCACGGTGATCCCCGCGTCGGGCGGGATGACGGCGCGCCAGGTCCAGCTGATCACCGACTTCGAGCCCGAGATCATCATGGTCACGCCGTCGTACATGCTGACGCTGCTCGACGAGTTCGAGCGCCAGGGCGTCGACCCGCGTGCGAGCTCGCTCAAGGTGGGCATCTTCGGCGCGGAGCCGTGGACCGAGCAGATGCGCGCCGAGATCGAGGAGCGGTTCGCGATCGACGCCGTCGACATCTACGGGCTGTCCGAGGTGATGGGCCCGGGCGTCGCGCAGGAGTGCGTCGAGACGAAGGACGGCCTGCACATCTGGGAGGACCACTTCTACCCCGAGGTGATCGACCCCTTCGCCGAGAACGTGCTGAGTGACGGCGAAACCGGCGAGCTGGTGTTCACGTCGCTGACGAAGCAGGCGCTGCCGATCATCCGCTACCGCACCCGCGACCTCACGGCGCTGTCGCCGGGGACCGCGCGCCCGGCGTTCCGGCGGATGGACAAGGTCACCGGCCGCACGGACGACCTGATCATCCTGCGCGGGGTCAACGTCTTCCCGACGCAGATCGAGGAAATCGTGCTGCGCACGGAATCGCTGAGCCCGCACTTCCAGCTCGTCCGGTCCACGCGCGGGCGCCTCGACCACCTGACCGTGCTGGTCGAGGCGCGCCACGACGCTTCGGCCGCCGCCCGGGAGCAGGCCGCTGCCTCGCTGATCTCGGGCGTGAAGGACGGCGTGGGCGTGACGGTGTCGGTGGACGTCGTCGACCCGGACACCCTCGAGCGGTCGATGGGCAAGATGCGGCGGATCATCGACCAGCGGAACCGGACGTGA
- the paaI gene encoding hydroxyphenylacetyl-CoA thioesterase PaaI has product MTNAAHTMFAADEASRALGIELVEAGDGRAVATMTITPAMVNGHDIAHGGYVFLLADTAFACACNTHGPVTVAAGAEISFVAAGRLGDHLVATATERTRYGRNGIYDVTVHRDTPGGPEVVAEFRGRSRAISAKRGDA; this is encoded by the coding sequence ATGACCAACGCCGCGCACACCATGTTCGCCGCCGACGAGGCGTCGCGCGCGCTGGGCATCGAGCTGGTCGAAGCCGGTGACGGCCGGGCCGTGGCGACCATGACGATCACCCCCGCGATGGTCAACGGCCACGACATCGCCCACGGCGGGTACGTCTTCCTGCTCGCCGACACCGCCTTCGCCTGCGCCTGCAACACCCACGGGCCGGTGACGGTCGCCGCGGGTGCCGAAATCTCGTTCGTCGCGGCCGGCCGGCTCGGCGACCACCTCGTCGCCACGGCCACCGAGCGCACCCGCTACGGCCGCAACGGCATCTACGACGTCACCGTGCACCGGGACACCCCCGGCGGCCCCGAGGTCGTCGCCGAATTCCGCGGCCGCAGCCGCGCCATCTCCGCGAAACGAGGCGATGCATGA
- the paaZ gene encoding phenylacetic acid degradation bifunctional protein PaaZ: MAVLRSYVSGEWHTADDGVPLHDAATGEEVARISSAGVDFAGALEYGRRVGGPALRELTFHQRAALLKALASHLREHREELYALSARTGATLGDSKFDIDGGIGVLFSYGSKGKRELPNDTVYVEGAVEPLSKGGTFVAQHIATPLRGVAVQINAFNFPVWGPLEKFAPAFLAGVPSLVKPASSTAYLTARLVELIIESGILPEGSLQFVAGGVGDLLDHVTAQDLVSFTGSASTAQKLRAHPAIIRNAVRFNAEADSLNCSILGPDAVRGTTEFDLFVKQLTSEMTVKAGQKCTAIRRAFVPASLLDDVAAAASERLAKVTVGNPTAEGVRMGALASLEQREEVRRSLKALLDAGSIVFGDPEKVDVVDADAERGAFISPVLLKADPERSEPHEVEAFGPVSTLMPYTSTEQVVEFAARGGGSLAGSIVSADKEFVRDVVLGAAPFHGRLLVLDADDAKESTGHGSPMPQLVHGGPGRAGGGEEMGGIRGVLHHMQRTAVQGSPAVLSAVTGRWVTGAPRTEGDVHPFRKSLAELRIGDSVVAGPRTVSQEDVDHFAEFTGDTFYAHTDPEAAAANPLFGGIVAHGYLVVSFAAGLFVSPEPGPVLANYGLENLRFLTPVKVGDSLTVTLTAKQITPRIDQEYGEVRWDADVTNADGESVAKYDVLTLVSKEQP; encoded by the coding sequence ATGGCAGTGCTGCGCAGCTACGTCTCCGGGGAGTGGCACACGGCGGATGACGGCGTCCCGCTGCACGACGCGGCCACGGGCGAGGAGGTCGCCCGGATCTCGTCGGCGGGCGTCGACTTCGCGGGCGCGCTGGAGTACGGCCGCCGCGTGGGCGGCCCGGCGCTGCGGGAGCTGACGTTCCACCAGCGTGCGGCCCTGCTGAAGGCGCTGGCCTCGCACCTGCGGGAGCACCGCGAGGAGCTGTACGCACTCTCCGCGCGCACGGGCGCCACGCTGGGTGACTCGAAGTTCGACATCGACGGCGGCATCGGCGTCCTGTTCAGCTACGGCTCGAAGGGCAAGCGCGAGCTGCCCAACGACACCGTCTACGTCGAGGGCGCCGTCGAACCCCTGAGCAAGGGCGGCACGTTCGTCGCCCAGCACATCGCGACCCCGCTGCGGGGCGTCGCCGTCCAGATCAACGCCTTCAACTTCCCGGTGTGGGGGCCGCTGGAGAAGTTCGCCCCCGCGTTCCTCGCCGGGGTCCCGAGCCTGGTCAAGCCGGCCAGCTCGACGGCGTACCTGACCGCGCGGCTCGTCGAGCTGATCATCGAGTCCGGGATCCTGCCGGAGGGGTCGCTGCAGTTCGTCGCCGGCGGCGTCGGCGACCTCCTCGACCACGTGACCGCGCAGGACCTGGTGTCGTTCACCGGCTCGGCGTCCACCGCCCAGAAGCTGCGGGCGCACCCGGCGATCATCCGCAACGCCGTCCGGTTCAACGCCGAGGCCGACTCGCTGAACTGCTCGATCCTCGGTCCGGACGCGGTGCGCGGGACCACCGAGTTCGACCTGTTCGTCAAGCAGCTGACCAGCGAGATGACGGTCAAGGCGGGCCAGAAGTGCACCGCCATCCGCCGCGCGTTCGTCCCGGCCTCGTTGCTGGACGACGTCGCCGCGGCGGCTTCGGAGCGGCTCGCGAAGGTGACGGTCGGGAATCCCACCGCCGAGGGCGTCCGGATGGGCGCGCTGGCCAGCCTTGAACAGCGTGAGGAGGTCCGGCGGTCGCTGAAGGCGCTGCTGGACGCCGGGAGCATCGTCTTCGGCGACCCGGAAAAGGTCGACGTCGTCGATGCCGACGCCGAGCGGGGCGCGTTCATCTCGCCGGTGCTGCTCAAGGCCGACCCGGAGCGCTCGGAGCCGCACGAGGTCGAGGCGTTCGGCCCGGTCTCGACGCTGATGCCGTACACGTCCACCGAGCAGGTCGTCGAGTTCGCCGCGCGCGGTGGCGGCAGCCTGGCGGGCTCGATCGTCTCCGCCGACAAGGAGTTCGTGCGCGACGTCGTCCTCGGCGCGGCGCCGTTCCACGGCCGTTTGCTGGTGCTGGACGCCGACGACGCCAAGGAGTCCACCGGTCACGGCTCGCCGATGCCGCAGCTGGTCCACGGCGGCCCCGGCCGCGCTGGCGGCGGCGAGGAGATGGGCGGCATCCGCGGCGTGCTGCACCACATGCAGCGCACGGCGGTCCAGGGTTCGCCCGCCGTGCTCAGCGCGGTGACCGGCCGCTGGGTGACCGGCGCACCGCGCACCGAGGGCGACGTCCACCCGTTCCGGAAATCCTTGGCGGAGCTGCGCATCGGTGACTCGGTCGTCGCCGGGCCGCGGACGGTCAGCCAGGAGGACGTCGACCACTTCGCCGAGTTCACCGGCGACACGTTCTACGCCCACACCGACCCCGAGGCCGCGGCCGCGAACCCGCTGTTCGGCGGGATCGTCGCGCACGGCTACCTGGTCGTCTCGTTCGCCGCCGGCCTGTTCGTCTCGCCCGAACCCGGCCCGGTGCTGGCCAACTACGGCCTGGAGAACCTGCGGTTCCTCACCCCGGTCAAGGTCGGCGACTCGCTGACGGTGACGCTCACCGCCAAGCAGATCACCCCGCGGATCGACCAGGAGTACGGCGAGGTCCGCTGGGACGCCGACGTCACCAACGCCGACGGCGAGTCCGTGGCCAAGTACGACGTCCTCACCCTCGTGTCGAAGGAGCAGCCGTGA
- the paaA gene encoding 1,2-phenylacetyl-CoA epoxidase subunit PaaA has product MDQTLPQEHFEHTIERDQRIEPRDWVPEGYRKTMIRQIAQHAHSEIIGMQPEGNWITRAPSLRRKAILLAKVQDEAGHGLYLYSAAATLGADRADLTDKLITGRQKYSSIFNYPTLTFADVGVIGWLVDGAAICNQVPLCRSSYGPYARAMIRICKEESFHQRQGYELLMTMMKGTQQQRDMVQEAVDRWWWPSLMMFGPPDADSPNTAQSMAWKVKRHTNDELRQRFVDMSVPQASALGVTFPDPDLKWNAERGHYDFGAVDWDEFKNVLKGNGPCNASRIAHRRRAHEDGAWVREAAVAHAAKNEERK; this is encoded by the coding sequence TTGGATCAGACACTGCCTCAGGAGCACTTCGAGCACACCATCGAGCGCGACCAGCGCATCGAGCCGCGCGACTGGGTGCCCGAGGGCTACCGCAAGACGATGATCCGGCAGATCGCGCAGCACGCGCACTCGGAGATCATCGGCATGCAGCCCGAAGGCAACTGGATCACGCGCGCGCCGTCGTTGCGCCGCAAGGCGATCCTGCTCGCCAAGGTCCAGGACGAGGCCGGCCACGGGCTTTACCTGTACTCGGCGGCGGCGACGCTGGGCGCCGACCGCGCGGACCTGACCGACAAGCTGATCACCGGCAGGCAGAAGTACTCGTCGATCTTCAACTACCCGACGCTGACCTTCGCCGACGTCGGCGTGATCGGCTGGCTGGTCGACGGCGCGGCGATCTGCAACCAGGTGCCGCTGTGCCGGTCGTCGTACGGGCCGTACGCGCGGGCGATGATCCGGATCTGCAAGGAAGAGTCGTTCCACCAGCGGCAGGGCTACGAGCTGCTGATGACGATGATGAAGGGCACCCAGCAGCAGCGGGACATGGTCCAGGAGGCCGTCGACCGCTGGTGGTGGCCGTCGCTGATGATGTTCGGGCCGCCGGACGCCGACTCGCCGAACACCGCGCAGTCGATGGCGTGGAAGGTCAAGCGGCACACCAACGACGAGCTGCGGCAGCGCTTCGTCGACATGTCGGTGCCGCAGGCTTCCGCGCTGGGCGTCACGTTCCCGGATCCCGACCTGAAGTGGAACGCCGAGCGCGGGCACTACGACTTCGGCGCGGTCGACTGGGACGAGTTCAAGAACGTGCTGAAGGGCAACGGCCCGTGCAACGCGTCGCGGATCGCGCACCGACGCCGCGCGCACGAAGACGGCGCCTGGGTCCGTGAAGCCGCGGTGGCGCACGCCGCGAAGAACGAGGAGCGCAAGTGA
- the paaB gene encoding 1,2-phenylacetyl-CoA epoxidase subunit PaaB — protein MKHDWPLYEVFVRGKRGLNHVHVGSLHAADDQMALHHARDLYTRRNEGVSIWVVRASDITASSPDEKDPFFAPSGDKVYRHPTFYDIPEEVPHI, from the coding sequence GTGAAGCACGACTGGCCGCTGTACGAGGTGTTCGTCCGCGGCAAGCGCGGCCTGAACCACGTGCACGTCGGGTCGCTGCACGCGGCCGACGACCAGATGGCGTTGCACCACGCGCGTGACCTCTACACCCGCCGCAACGAAGGCGTGTCGATCTGGGTCGTGCGCGCGTCGGACATCACGGCGTCGTCGCCGGACGAGAAGGACCCGTTCTTCGCGCCGAGCGGCGACAAGGTCTACCGGCACCCGACGTTCTACGACATCCCCGAGGAGGTGCCGCACATATGA
- the paaC gene encoding 1,2-phenylacetyl-CoA epoxidase subunit PaaC, with amino-acid sequence MSFDNVYESLTEENDARWAFGTGFEDPLSGVDTSVPSGVDGSALAAYCLMLGDDALIFSHRLQEWCTNAPELEDEVAIANIGLDLLGQARLLLARAGKADGSSRTEDSFAFDRVENEFRNVRLAELGGGHFGHLIARLFVFSTWRLALLQRLVSSVDPVLAAIAVKGVKEVTYHRDYAAQWLVRLGDGTPLSRSRMQEGLDAVWPYVGELFRTHPLELVDAASLRPEFDAVLDQALAAATLVLPAAGELAGVSGRTGRDGVHTEQMGFLLAELQSVARAMPDAKW; translated from the coding sequence ATGAGTTTCGACAACGTCTACGAGTCGCTGACCGAGGAGAACGACGCCCGCTGGGCGTTCGGCACCGGCTTCGAGGACCCGCTGTCCGGAGTGGACACGTCGGTGCCGTCCGGTGTGGACGGTTCCGCGCTGGCCGCCTACTGCCTGATGCTGGGCGACGACGCGCTGATCTTCTCCCACCGGCTGCAGGAGTGGTGCACCAACGCGCCCGAGCTGGAGGACGAGGTCGCGATCGCCAACATCGGCCTCGACCTGCTCGGCCAGGCGCGCCTGCTGCTCGCCCGCGCCGGCAAGGCCGACGGCTCGTCGCGCACGGAGGACTCGTTCGCCTTCGACCGCGTCGAAAACGAGTTCCGCAACGTCCGGCTCGCCGAGCTGGGCGGCGGCCACTTCGGGCACCTGATCGCGCGGCTGTTCGTGTTCTCGACATGGCGCCTGGCTTTGTTGCAACGGCTGGTGTCGTCGGTGGACCCGGTACTCGCGGCGATCGCGGTCAAGGGCGTCAAGGAAGTCACCTACCACCGCGACTACGCGGCGCAGTGGCTGGTCCGCCTCGGCGACGGGACGCCGCTGTCGCGTTCGCGGATGCAGGAGGGCCTGGACGCGGTCTGGCCGTACGTCGGGGAGCTGTTCCGCACGCACCCGCTCGAGCTGGTGGACGCGGCTTCGCTGCGCCCGGAGTTCGATGCGGTGCTGGACCAGGCGCTGGCCGCGGCGACGCTTGTTTTGCCCGCAGCCGGTGAGCTGGCCGGCGTTTCGGGCCGGACGGGCCGCGACGGCGTCCACACCGAGCAGATGGGGTTCCTGCTCGCGGAGCTGCAGAGCGTGGCCCGGGCGATGCCGGACGCGAAGTGGTGA
- the paaD gene encoding 1,2-phenylacetyl-CoA epoxidase subunit PaaD: MVTAAAVAATVTDPELPMLTLADLGVLRSVSESDGRVVVAITPTYTGCPAMDTMRDDLEHALVSAGYADVEIRTQLSPAWTSDWISASGRQKLASAGIAPPGAAPRRSGPIPLTLSAPVSRIPCPLCGSEDTEEQSRFGATACKALRRCRSCAEPFEHVKEI; this comes from the coding sequence GTGGTGACCGCGGCGGCCGTCGCGGCCACGGTCACCGACCCCGAGCTGCCGATGCTGACGCTGGCGGACCTGGGCGTGCTGCGCTCGGTGTCCGAGTCGGACGGCCGCGTCGTCGTCGCGATCACGCCGACGTACACGGGCTGCCCGGCGATGGACACGATGCGCGACGACCTCGAGCACGCGCTGGTTTCGGCGGGCTACGCCGACGTCGAGATCCGGACGCAGCTGTCGCCGGCGTGGACGTCGGACTGGATTTCGGCCTCGGGGCGCCAGAAGCTGGCCTCGGCCGGCATCGCCCCGCCGGGCGCGGCCCCGCGGCGGTCGGGGCCGATCCCGCTGACGCTGTCGGCGCCGGTCTCGCGGATTCCGTGTCCGCTGTGCGGGTCCGAGGACACGGAGGAGCAGTCCCGCTTCGGCGCGACGGCCTGCAAGGCGCTGCGGCGCTGCCGGTCGTGCGCCGAGCCGTTCGAGCACGTCAAGGAGATCTGA
- the paaE gene encoding 1,2-phenylacetyl-CoA epoxidase subunit PaaE, whose translation MALTRGFHDLKVAGIERLCEDAVAVTFDVPSALSAEYDFKPGQSLTLRREVAGRDERRSYSICAAAGSAPRVGVRLVPGGLFSSWLLNDVRAGDTISVAPPSGSFTPDLSAGGHHVLIAAGSGITPVLSIVSSLLRFSEATVTVLYGNRRTDTVMFADELADLKDRAPSRLELIHVLSREPREADLFTGRLDVPKLRSLFSSLVPVSSVDHWWLCGPFEMVTGAQELLASLGVPESRVHQELFYVDTPPEPVTHLDPEVAGESSEVRVVLDGRSSTMTLPRTSSVLDGAQKFRPDLPFACKGGVCGTCRAKVTDGKVDLRRNFALEKAEVDAGFVLTCQSYPVSETITVDFDA comes from the coding sequence GTGGCGCTTACCCGAGGGTTCCACGACCTGAAGGTCGCGGGCATCGAGCGGCTGTGCGAAGACGCGGTCGCGGTGACGTTCGACGTGCCGTCCGCCCTGTCGGCGGAGTACGACTTCAAGCCGGGCCAGTCGTTGACGCTCCGGCGCGAGGTGGCGGGCCGCGACGAGCGCCGGTCGTACTCGATCTGCGCGGCGGCGGGTTCCGCGCCCCGCGTGGGGGTGCGCCTGGTGCCGGGCGGGTTGTTCTCGTCGTGGCTGCTGAACGACGTCCGCGCGGGCGACACGATCTCGGTGGCCCCGCCGTCCGGGTCGTTCACGCCCGACCTGTCCGCGGGCGGCCACCACGTGCTGATCGCGGCGGGGTCGGGGATCACCCCGGTGCTGTCGATCGTGTCGTCGCTGCTGCGTTTTTCCGAGGCCACAGTTACGGTTTTGTACGGCAACCGCCGCACGGACACGGTGATGTTCGCGGACGAGCTGGCGGATCTGAAGGACCGCGCGCCGTCTCGCCTGGAGCTGATCCACGTTCTTTCGCGTGAGCCGCGCGAGGCGGATCTGTTCACGGGACGGCTGGACGTGCCGAAGCTGCGTTCCCTGTTCTCTTCGTTGGTGCCGGTGTCGTCGGTGGACCACTGGTGGTTGTGCGGCCCGTTCGAGATGGTGACGGGCGCGCAGGAGCTGCTGGCTTCCCTGGGCGTCCCGGAATCCCGGGTGCACCAGGAGCTGTTCTACGTGGACACGCCCCCGGAGCCGGTGACGCACCTCGACCCGGAGGTGGCGGGGGAGTCTTCGGAGGTCCGCGTGGTCCTGGACGGCCGCTCCAGCACGATGACCCTGCCCCGCACGTCTTCGGTCCTGGACGGGGCGCAGAAGTTCCGGCCGGACCTGCCGTTCGCGTGCAAGGGCGGAGTCTGCGGAACCTGCCGCGCGAAGGTCACGGACGGCAAGGTCGACCTGCGGCGGAACTTCGCGCTGGAGAAGGCGGAGGTGGACGCGGGGTTCGTGCTGACGTGCCAGTCGTACCCGGTCTCGGAGACGATCACGGTCGATTTCGACGCTTGA
- a CDS encoding adenylate/guanylate cyclase domain-containing protein yields the protein MTDSSEELQQRLERVLLGGRRKYTRLEVAEKAGVPEERSRRLWRALGFATVRDDEVVFTDADVEAMRTADQLVQSGLIDPSIEVSVTRALGQHLSRLAEWQVDMLWQLIKEQPELGRSERQVARLVDRLLPELERVQNFVWRRHLAAYAGRAFAAPDESLEARTQVVGFVDMVGYTRLTRQIDEEELSRVLDAFELLATETIAEHHGRVVKMIGDEVLFVADAAVDAAEIALALTERTSADETLPAVRAGMASGRILSRFGDVYGSVVNLAARLTSVARPGTILVDRELASELSEEKAYELRQRRPVTVRGYNRLRPAALRRASEAPTGMFASSQQLAAEMLGLTSPVAEPAAEEETEPRPRRRRRGRNR from the coding sequence GTGACCGATTCGAGCGAAGAGCTCCAGCAGCGGCTCGAACGCGTCCTGCTCGGCGGCAGGCGGAAGTACACGCGGCTCGAAGTGGCCGAAAAAGCCGGCGTGCCCGAGGAGCGGTCACGCCGGCTTTGGCGTGCACTGGGGTTCGCGACGGTGCGCGACGACGAGGTCGTCTTCACCGACGCGGACGTCGAGGCGATGCGCACCGCGGACCAGCTGGTCCAGTCGGGGTTGATCGACCCGAGCATCGAGGTGTCGGTGACGCGCGCGCTCGGCCAGCACCTGTCCCGGCTGGCCGAGTGGCAGGTCGACATGCTCTGGCAGCTGATCAAGGAGCAGCCGGAGCTGGGGCGCAGCGAGCGCCAGGTGGCCCGGCTGGTCGACCGGCTGCTGCCGGAGCTCGAGCGGGTGCAGAACTTCGTGTGGCGCCGGCACCTGGCGGCGTACGCCGGGCGGGCGTTCGCGGCGCCGGACGAGAGCCTGGAGGCGCGCACCCAGGTGGTCGGGTTCGTCGACATGGTCGGCTACACGCGCCTGACGCGCCAGATCGATGAAGAAGAGCTGAGCCGGGTCCTCGACGCGTTCGAGCTGCTGGCGACGGAGACGATCGCCGAGCACCACGGCCGCGTGGTGAAGATGATCGGCGACGAGGTCCTGTTCGTGGCGGACGCGGCAGTCGACGCGGCGGAGATCGCCCTGGCGCTGACGGAGCGCACGTCGGCGGACGAGACCCTGCCGGCGGTCCGCGCGGGAATGGCTTCAGGCCGCATCCTGTCGCGCTTCGGCGACGTGTACGGCTCGGTGGTCAACCTGGCGGCCCGCCTGACATCGGTGGCCCGCCCGGGCACGATCCTGGTGGACCGCGAGCTGGCGTCGGAGCTTTCGGAGGAGAAGGCGTACGAGCTGCGCCAGCGCAGGCCGGTGACGGTCCGCGGCTACAACCGCCTCCGCCCGGCAGCGCTGCGGCGGGCAAGCGAGGCACCGACGGGGATGTTCGCGAGCTCGCAGCAACTGGCGGCGGAGATGCTGGGCCTGACCAGCCCGGTCGCGGAGCCGGCCGCCGAGGAGGAGACCGAGCCCCGCCCCCGCCGCCGCAGACGAGGGCGCAACCGCTGA
- a CDS encoding universal stress protein has product MGAAYRTVVVGTDGSESSFAAVDRAAAVAGDAGATLVIACAFYPASKTDVDKAQDVLGDEAYQVVGSAPAEDTLQSARDRAVRAGAQKIDTLAVKGDPVDSLRKVVHEREADLLVVGNRGLNTIAGRILGSVPSEVARKSGVDVLIVHTT; this is encoded by the coding sequence ATGGGTGCGGCATATCGGACCGTGGTGGTGGGCACGGACGGCTCGGAGTCCTCGTTCGCGGCGGTGGACCGCGCGGCGGCGGTGGCCGGCGACGCGGGCGCCACGCTCGTCATCGCGTGTGCGTTCTACCCGGCCAGCAAGACCGACGTCGACAAGGCCCAGGACGTCCTCGGCGACGAGGCGTACCAGGTCGTCGGCTCGGCGCCGGCCGAGGACACGCTGCAGTCGGCGCGGGACCGGGCGGTGCGGGCCGGCGCGCAGAAGATCGACACGCTCGCGGTCAAGGGCGACCCGGTCGACTCGCTGCGCAAGGTCGTGCACGAGCGCGAGGCCGACCTGCTGGTGGTCGGCAACCGCGGGCTGAACACGATCGCCGGCCGGATCCTGGGCTCGGTGCCGTCGGAGGTGGCGCGCAAGTCCGGTGTGGACGTGCTGATCGTCCACACGACCTGA
- a CDS encoding chromosome segregation protein has translation MSLGDERELVPLGAGFDVAKRGYSRAQVDEHLERLDADLKMLTADRDAAIAQAGDLARQLEIARGEIADLRGQVDRLAQPPTSVEGLSERLQRMLRLAQDESADTRARAEAEAGHIRAKAETDASAMRARYEQLLTELDLRRKEMEAEHRKVLEDARAQAKEITDKAEAERTKLDAESSDRRTKVEEDFEIAMAARRTEAMRVLAEQEAASKAEAARRVQEATQDAADIRAKVLEEEKTAKADIERRSRESIAEANKRRQDSITEANARLAEAADEARRRVTTATEESNRRITQANERVDSLRKVRGGLAEQVRAARAVLAEAHTVLGDEVKVPADVTTDLKADDLKTEKPAEDTGKTTPVSDVEQTIRIKASDVPKPKPAPKQAAKPAPKPTPRPSGAQKATGE, from the coding sequence ATGAGCCTTGGCGATGAACGGGAGCTTGTGCCGCTGGGAGCCGGCTTCGACGTAGCGAAGCGCGGGTACAGCCGAGCGCAGGTCGACGAGCACCTCGAACGGCTGGACGCCGACCTCAAGATGCTCACGGCCGATCGGGACGCCGCCATCGCGCAGGCCGGCGACCTGGCCCGGCAGCTGGAGATCGCGCGCGGCGAGATCGCGGACCTGCGCGGGCAGGTCGACCGGCTCGCCCAGCCGCCTACGAGCGTCGAAGGCCTGTCCGAGCGGCTGCAGCGGATGCTGCGCCTCGCACAGGACGAATCCGCCGACACGCGCGCCCGCGCCGAAGCCGAGGCCGGGCACATCCGGGCCAAGGCCGAGACCGACGCGAGTGCCATGCGCGCCCGCTACGAGCAGCTGCTCACCGAGCTCGACCTGCGCCGCAAGGAGATGGAGGCGGAGCACCGCAAGGTGCTCGAGGACGCCCGCGCGCAGGCCAAGGAGATCACCGACAAGGCCGAGGCCGAGCGCACGAAGCTCGACGCCGAATCGTCGGACCGTCGCACGAAAGTCGAAGAAGACTTCGAGATCGCGATGGCCGCCCGCCGCACCGAGGCGATGCGCGTGCTGGCCGAGCAGGAGGCGGCGAGCAAGGCCGAGGCCGCCCGCCGCGTCCAGGAGGCGACGCAGGACGCCGCCGACATCCGCGCGAAGGTCCTCGAAGAAGAGAAGACCGCGAAGGCGGACATCGAACGCCGTTCGCGGGAGTCGATCGCCGAGGCGAACAAGCGCCGTCAGGACTCGATCACCGAGGCCAACGCCCGGCTCGCGGAAGCCGCCGACGAGGCGCGGCGCCGCGTGACGACGGCGACCGAGGAGTCGAACCGGCGGATCACCCAGGCCAACGAGCGCGTCGACAGCCTGCGCAAGGTGCGCGGCGGGCTGGCCGAGCAGGTCCGCGCGGCGCGGGCGGTGCTGGCCGAGGCGCACACCGTCCTCGGTGACGAGGTCAAGGTGCCCGCCGACGTCACGACCGACCTGAAGGCCGACGACCTCAAGACGGAGAAGCCGGCGGAGGACACCGGGAAGACGACGCCGGTGAGCGACGTCGAGCAGACCATCCGGATCAAGGCCTCCGACGTCCCGAAGCCGAAGCCCGCCCCCAAGCAGGCCGCCAAACCGGCTCCGAAGCCGACACCGCGGCCAAGCGGAGCGCAGAAAGCGACTGGCGAGTAA